Proteins co-encoded in one Podarcis muralis chromosome 12, rPodMur119.hap1.1, whole genome shotgun sequence genomic window:
- the ELP6 gene encoding elongator complex protein 6 isoform X2, protein MFAELNELLGASVEKPEQGKLTLLCSEKTDASFLLHHFLSFYLKAGCKVCFVALLQSFSHYNLVAQKLGVSLAAAKERGQLVFLEGLKTSNDILFGQEQQQELTGEASPFQFLSGDGSNLKALYEFVCSALSPVAGGDSWKCPVLLVDNLGILLGLGVRLTDILDFIHYCRVTVNAQLKLSIIQRSSWERKAERDLLRIYQYKIQDRNVVFFARGMSAAVL, encoded by the exons ATGTTCGCCGAGCTGAACGAGCTGCTCGGAGCCTCCGTCGAGAAGCCGGAGCAG GGCAAGCTGACCTTGCTATGTTCTGAGAAGACAGATGCCAGCTTCTTGCTTcaccatttcctttccttctatTTGAAAG cTGGCTGTAAAGTCTGTTTCGTGGCTCTTCTGCAGTCCTTCAGCCACTACAACTTAGTGGCCCAAAAGCTG GGAGTCAGCTTGGCTGCGGCCAAAGAACGAGGCCAGCTTGTGTTCTTGGAAGGGCTGAAAACCTCAAATGACATATTGtttggccaggagcagcagcaagaacTGACGGGTGAAGCCAGCCCTTTCCAGTTCCTCAG TGGTGACGGCTCAAACCTGAAAGCCCTTTATGAGTTTGTCTGCAGCGCCTTGAGTCCTGTCGCTGGTGGAGACTCGTGGAAATGCCCTGTTCTGCTCGTGGACAACCTTGGCATCTTGCTGGGCCTGGGTGTGAGACTGACGGACATTCTCGACTTCATCCATTACTGCAGAGTCACGGTGAACGCTCAGCTTAAG TTATCGATCATCCAGCGGAGCTCGTGGGAGAGGAAAGCGGAGCGGGACCTCCTGCGCATTTACCAGTACAAGATCCAGGACAGGAACGTCGTGTTTTTTGCCCGCGGGATGTCGGCGGCTGTGCTGTGA
- the ELP6 gene encoding elongator complex protein 6 isoform X1 translates to MFAELNELLGASVEKPEQGKLTLLCSEKTDASFLLHHFLSFYLKAGCKVCFVALLQSFSHYNLVAQKLGVSLAAAKERGQLVFLEGLKTSNDILFGQEQQQELTGEASPFQFLSGDGSNLKALYEFVCSALSPVAGGDSWKCPVLLVDNLGILLGLGVRLTDILDFIHYCRVTVNAQLKGNLVVMLHSSADSEDEENELLVKAVRHQSNRILWAEGLATGYCKDVHGQLSIIQRSSWERKAERDLLRIYQYKIQDRNVVFFARGMSAAVL, encoded by the exons ATGTTCGCCGAGCTGAACGAGCTGCTCGGAGCCTCCGTCGAGAAGCCGGAGCAG GGCAAGCTGACCTTGCTATGTTCTGAGAAGACAGATGCCAGCTTCTTGCTTcaccatttcctttccttctatTTGAAAG cTGGCTGTAAAGTCTGTTTCGTGGCTCTTCTGCAGTCCTTCAGCCACTACAACTTAGTGGCCCAAAAGCTG GGAGTCAGCTTGGCTGCGGCCAAAGAACGAGGCCAGCTTGTGTTCTTGGAAGGGCTGAAAACCTCAAATGACATATTGtttggccaggagcagcagcaagaacTGACGGGTGAAGCCAGCCCTTTCCAGTTCCTCAG TGGTGACGGCTCAAACCTGAAAGCCCTTTATGAGTTTGTCTGCAGCGCCTTGAGTCCTGTCGCTGGTGGAGACTCGTGGAAATGCCCTGTTCTGCTCGTGGACAACCTTGGCATCTTGCTGGGCCTGGGTGTGAGACTGACGGACATTCTCGACTTCATCCATTACTGCAGAGTCACGGTGAACGCTCAGCTTAAG GGGAACTTGGTTGTGATGCTGCACAGCAGCGCTGACTCGGAGGACGAGGAGAACGAGCTGCTTGTGAAGGCTGTCCGTCACCAGAGCAATCGGATCCTATGGGCAGAAGGACTGGCGACTGGCTACTGCAAGGATGTTCATGGGCAG TTATCGATCATCCAGCGGAGCTCGTGGGAGAGGAAAGCGGAGCGGGACCTCCTGCGCATTTACCAGTACAAGATCCAGGACAGGAACGTCGTGTTTTTTGCCCGCGGGATGTCGGCGGCTGTGCTGTGA